The Amycolatopsis coloradensis sequence GGCCGGAGTGGCCCCCTGGGCCCCGAAACCGGGCGCCAGGATCGGACCGTTCAGCTGGCTCAGATCGAGCTCTCCCGGCGCGATGGTGGCGCCGACGACGACACCGATGTCCCCCAGCGGCCCGACGCCGGCGTTGTACGCGGCCGCCGTGTCGACGATGTCCTGCGCGACGGTCTTTCCGTTGGGCAGCAAGGCGTTCTGCAGTCCCTGCGCCTCCGGGTTCGAAGTACGCGCGAGGACGATCAGCCCCTTGCCCTGCGTCTGCGCGACGTCGATCGCTGGGGCGAGCGAACCGAAACCGAGGTATGGCGACACCGTGATGGCGTCCGCCTCGAGTTCCGCGCCGCCGGGCAGGAACGCCGCCGTGTACGCCGCCATCGTCGAACCGATGTCGCCGCGTTTGACGTCCAGCAGGACGAGCGCTCCCGCCTCCCGGCACACCTTCATCGTCTTGGCCAGAACAGCGACCCCAGGAGGCCCGTAGGCCTCGAAAAAGGCCGACTGGGGTTTGATCACCGCGACCTCGGGCGCGATCGTCTCAGCGGCCGTGAGGGCGAACTTCTCCAGTCCGCCCGCGTCCGCCGGGAGACCCCACGCCTGGAGCAGCCCGGGATGGGGGTCGATCCCGGCGCAGAGCGGTCCCTTCTCGGCGACCGCCCGCGCCAGCCTCGCCCCGAACCGCTCGCTCACGCCTTGGCCTTCAGCGCCGCCTGGAGGCTCTGCAGCGACCGCACGCCGATGTCGCCCTTGATGACGGCCTCTATCCCGTGCACGGCCGCCGCCGCGCCCTGCACCGTGGTGATGCAGGGGATGTCCCGCGACACCGCGGCGGTGCGGATCTCGTAGCCGTCGATGCGGGGACCGCTGTTGCCGTACGGGGTGTTGATCACCATCTGCACCTCACCGCTGAGGATGACGTCCACGACATTTTGTTCGCCTTCAGCCGAACCTTCGTAGTGCTTGCGCACGACGGTGCAGGCGATCCCGTTGCGCCGCAACACTTCCGCGGTGCCGGACGTGGCGAGGATCTCGAAGCCGAGGTCCGCCAGCCGCTTCACCGGGAACACCAGCGAACGCTTGTCGCGATTGGCGACGGAGACGAACACCTTGCCCGACGTCGGCAGCGAACCGTAGGCACCGGCCTGCGACTTGGCGAACGCCTTGCCGAAGGAGACGTCCACGCCCATGACCTCGCCGGTGGACTTCATCTCCGGGCCGAGCAGCGAGTCGACGCCGTGGCCCTCGGGCGTGCGGAAGCGGTGGAACGGCAGGACCGCCTCCTTGACCGCGACCGGCGAATCGGCGGGCATGTGGCCGCCGTCACCCTCGGCGGGGAGAACACCGGACTCGCGCAGATCCTTGATCGACGAGCCGGTCATGATCAGCGCCGCGGCCTTCGCCAGCGGCACCGCGGTCGCCTTGGACACGAACGGCACCGTCCGCGACGCGCGCGGGTTGGCCTCCAGGACGTACAGGACGTCGTCCTTGAGCGCGTACTGGACGTTCAGGAGCCCGCGGACGCCGACGCCGCGCGCGATGGCCTCGGTCGAGCGGCGCACCGTCTCGATGTCGGTCCGGCCCAGCGTGATCGGCGGCAGCGCGCACGAGGAGTCGCCGGAGTGGATCCCGGCCTCCTCGATGTGCTCCATGACGCCGCCGAGGAAGAGCTCGTCGCCGTCGAACAGCGCGTCGACGTCGATCTCGATGGCGTCGTCGAGGAACCGGTCCACCAGCACCGGGTGCTCGGGGGTGACCTCGGTGGCGCGGTGGATGTAGCCGGCGAGGGATTCCTCGTCGTAGACGATCTCCATGCCGCGCCCGCCGAGCACGTAGGACGGCCGGACGAGGACCGGGTAGCCGATCTGGTCGGCGATCCGCTTCGCGCCCTCGAACGAGGTCGCCGTGCCGTACTTCGGCGCGGGCAGCCCGGCGTCGGTGAGGACCTCGCCGAACGCGCCGCGGTCCTCGGCGAGGTGGATCGCGTCCGGGGAGGTGCCGATCACCGGGACACCGGCGTCGGCGAGGCGCTTCGCGAGCGAGAGCGGGGTCTGGCCGCCCAGCTGCACGATGACCCCGGCGACGGTGCCCGACTCCTGCTCGGCGTTGACCACTTCGAGGACGTCCTCGAACGACAGCGGCTCGAAGTACAGCCGGTCCGAGGTGTCGTAGTCGGTGGAGACGGTCTCGGGGTTGCAGTTGACCATGACGGCCTCGAAACCGGCCTCGCGCAGGGCGATCGCGGCGTGCACGCACGAGTAGTCGAACTCGATGCCCTGCCCGATGCGGTTCGGCCCGGAGCCGAGGATCAGCACCTTCGGCTTCTCGGTCTGCGCGGTGATCTCCGACTGCGCCGCGGGGTCGGTCTCGTAGGCCGAGTAGTGGTACGGCGTCTTGGCCGCGAACTCGGCCGCGCAGGTGTCGACGGTCTTGTACACCGGCCGCACCCCGAGACGGCGGCGCAGCGCGCGGACGCC is a genomic window containing:
- the pyrF gene encoding orotidine-5'-phosphate decarboxylase; amino-acid sequence: MSERFGARLARAVAEKGPLCAGIDPHPGLLQAWGLPADAGGLEKFALTAAETIAPEVAVIKPQSAFFEAYGPPGVAVLAKTMKVCREAGALVLLDVKRGDIGSTMAAYTAAFLPGGAELEADAITVSPYLGFGSLAPAIDVAQTQGKGLIVLARTSNPEAQGLQNALLPNGKTVAQDIVDTAAAYNAGVGPLGDIGVVVGATIAPGELDLSQLNGPILAPGFGAQGATPADLRALFGPGLPGVLPASSRDVLRHGPDPEALRAAVRRTRDSLGPLENGQ
- the carB gene encoding carbamoyl-phosphate synthase large subunit, encoding MPKRTDIQHVLVIGSGPIVIGQAAEFDYSGTQACRVLREEGLRVSLVNSNPATIMTDPEFADATYIEPVTPEFVEKVIAEERPDAILATLGGQTALNCAVALHERGVLEKYGVELIGADVDAIQRGEDRQKFKDIVRTIGAEVPRSRVCHDMDEVRATVAEVGLPVVIRPSFTMGGLGSGMAHTDEELERLASTGLTESPVTEVLIEESVLGWKEFELELMRDRHDNVVVVCSIENIDAMGVHTGDSVTVAPAMTLTDREYQHMRDVGIAVLREVGVDTGGCNIQFAINPEDGRMVVIEMNPRVSRSSALASKATGFPIAKIAAKLAIGYTLDEIRNDITGETPAAFEPTLDYVVVKVPRFAFEKFPGADPTLTTTMKSVGEAMSFGRSFPEALGKALRSIDTKATGFWTRPDPEGATLESVLEALRTPHDGRLYEVERALRFGATVQQVHEASGIDPWFIDQIALIGEVGAEVRDAQVLDEPLLRRAKRIGLSDRQIASLRPELAGEDGVRALRRRLGVRPVYKTVDTCAAEFAAKTPYHYSAYETDPAAQSEITAQTEKPKVLILGSGPNRIGQGIEFDYSCVHAAIALREAGFEAVMVNCNPETVSTDYDTSDRLYFEPLSFEDVLEVVNAEQESGTVAGVIVQLGGQTPLSLAKRLADAGVPVIGTSPDAIHLAEDRGAFGEVLTDAGLPAPKYGTATSFEGAKRIADQIGYPVLVRPSYVLGGRGMEIVYDEESLAGYIHRATEVTPEHPVLVDRFLDDAIEIDVDALFDGDELFLGGVMEHIEEAGIHSGDSSCALPPITLGRTDIETVRRSTEAIARGVGVRGLLNVQYALKDDVLYVLEANPRASRTVPFVSKATAVPLAKAAALIMTGSSIKDLRESGVLPAEGDGGHMPADSPVAVKEAVLPFHRFRTPEGHGVDSLLGPEMKSTGEVMGVDVSFGKAFAKSQAGAYGSLPTSGKVFVSVANRDKRSLVFPVKRLADLGFEILATSGTAEVLRRNGIACTVVRKHYEGSAEGEQNVVDVILSGEVQMVINTPYGNSGPRIDGYEIRTAAVSRDIPCITTVQGAAAAVHGIEAVIKGDIGVRSLQSLQAALKAKA